A region of Arabidopsis thaliana chromosome 5, partial sequence DNA encodes the following proteins:
- a CDS encoding microtubule-associated futsch-like protein (unknown protein; FUNCTIONS IN: molecular_function unknown; INVOLVED IN: biological_process unknown; LOCATED IN: plasma membrane; EXPRESSED IN: 17 plant structures; EXPRESSED DURING: 9 growth stages; Has 14949 Blast hits to 9947 proteins in 971 species: Archae - 43; Bacteria - 3248; Metazoa - 4424; Fungi - 1542; Plants - 562; Viruses - 55; Other Eukaryotes - 5075 (source: NCBI BLink).) yields the protein MEKSMEKSVSSAASGNSINSKLRYPLRSALRSKEGKPPVPDFSASSMPRRARVVSAVSQSTTVLDLSGKKSVDRTKLPPRRLSIPNKPTSNSSVKSVSSSVTSLSEVKPKRSRIVPRSFNETTTPVSSNLRSSVTRKKVEDLSSSTYWLTHIKLAESVAKHSISLGFFKLALHAGCEPLDKMKEELKLYARRNNMDGLADAMKELSELYNISEESNQVQVSETSSVVAEETAMSLNNDNDVQSSFSTPGNSNITSEITKDDALQDSTVTKTTKEKDALQDSSVTETTKEKDALQDSSVTETSKEEGALQDSSVTETTKEEDALQDSSVTETTKEEQALETVTQGRTRKSLEVINVNQENDSEVVQESEEGLRPSADGVQIVTVVKPSDKKRARKETVPKNNLPVRTKKSLATNSANSKTVQVNKDDKSQKKSERITKPRTKRVQEESKKSIKKSTAKEGEVKSLKQTEKMENKENTVVVGAGEDIQV from the exons ATGGAGAAATCAATGGAGAAAAGCGTGAGCTCTGCTGCTTCTG GTAATTCAATAAACTCGAAGCTGAGGTATCCTCTCAGATCGGCTCTTAGATCCAAGGAAGGGAAGCCTCCTGTTCCTgatttctctgcttcttctatGCCCAGAAG GGCACGAGTTGTATCTGCTGTTAGTCAGAGTACAACAGTTCTTGATTTGTCTGGGAAGAAGAGTGTTGATCGAACCAAGCTACCACCAAGAAGACTTTCGATTCCAAACAAGCCCACAAGCAATTCTTCTGTTAAATCAGTGAGCAGCAGCGTCACTTCTCTTTCTGAAGTCAAGCCAAAGAGATCACGCATTGTTCCTAGAAGCTTCAATGAAACAACAACACCTGTCTCTAGTAATCTCAGATCATCAGTGACTCGAAAGAAAGTTGAAGACTTGTCTTCCTCTACTTATTGGCTGACTCATATCAAGCTAGCTGAATCCGTGGCGAAACATTCGATCTCTCTCGGTTTCTTTAAACTTGCTCTTCATGCAGGGTGTGAG CCACTTGACAAGATGAAAGAAGAGTTGAAATTGTATGCTCGTCGCAATAACATGGATGGGCTTGCTGATGCTATGAAGGAACTTTCGGAACTGTACAATATCTCTGAAGAATCCAATCAGGTGCAGGTCTCGGAGACTAGTTCTGTTGTAGCTGAAGAAACAGCTATGTCTCTGAACAACGATAATGATGTCCAGAGTTCATTCTCCACTCCTGGAAATTCGAACATCACATCAGAGATCACGAAAGACGATGCTTTGCAAGATTCAACCGTCACAAAAACAACTAAGGAAAAAGATGCTTTGCAAGATTCATCTGTCACAGAAACAACTAAGGAAAAAGATGCTTTGCAAGATTCATCTGTCACAGAAACATCTAAGGAAGAAGGTGCTTTGCAAGATTCATCTGTCACAGAAACAACTAAGGAAGAAGATGCTTTGCAAGATTCATCTGTCACAGAAACAACTAAGGAAGAGCAGGCGTTGGAAACTGTAACACAAGGAAGAACTAGAAAGTCTCTGGAGGTAATCAATGTGAACCAAGAGAATGATTCAGAGGTTGTTCAGGAATCCGAAGAAGGGCTCCGTCCATCAGCAGATGGTGTTCAGATCGTGACTGTTGTTAAACCTTCAGACAAGAAACGTGCCAGAAAGGAGACTGTTCCTAAGAACAACCTGCCGGTGAGGACAAAGAAATCACTAGCAACCAACTCTGCTAATTCAAAAACAGTTCAAGTAAACAAGGATGATAAGTCTCAGAAGAAGTCTGAGAGGATCACTAAACCCAGGACTAAGAGAGTTCAAGAAGAGTCAAAGAAGTCAATTAAGAAATCTACTGCTAAAGAAG GTGAAGTTAAATCTCTGAAGCAAACAGAGAAAATggagaacaaagaaaacacG GTTGTTGTTGGTGCAGGAGAAGACATCCAGGTTTAA
- the ALDH12A1 gene encoding aldehyde dehydrogenase 12A1 (aldehyde dehydrogenase 12A1 (ALDH12A1); FUNCTIONS IN: 3-chloroallyl aldehyde dehydrogenase activity, cobalt ion binding, zinc ion binding, 1-pyrroline-5-carboxylate dehydrogenase activity; INVOLVED IN: oxygen and reactive oxygen species metabolic process, response to salt stress, proline catabolic process to glutamate, proline metabolic process; LOCATED IN: mitochondrion, chloroplast; EXPRESSED IN: 25 plant structures; EXPRESSED DURING: 13 growth stages; CONTAINS InterPro DOMAIN/s: Aldehyde/histidinol dehydrogenase (InterPro:IPR016161), Aldehyde dehydrogenase (InterPro:IPR015590), Aldehyde dehydrogenase, N-terminal (InterPro:IPR016162), Aldehyde dehydrogenase, conserved site (InterPro:IPR016160); BEST Arabidopsis thaliana protein match is: aldehyde dehydrogenase 7B4 (TAIR:AT1G54100.2); Has 30201 Blast hits to 17322 proteins in 780 species: Archae - 12; Bacteria - 1396; Metazoa - 17338; Fungi - 3422; Plants - 5037; Viruses - 0; Other Eukaryotes - 2996 (source: NCBI BLink).), giving the protein MYRVFASRALRAKSLCDKSSTSLASLTLSRLNHSIPFATVDAEELSGAHPAEVQSFVQGKWIGSSNHNTLLDPLNGEPFIKVAEVDESGTQPFVDSLSQCPKHGLHNPFKSPERYLLYGDISTKAAHMLALPKVADFFARLIQRVAPKSYQQAAGEVFVTRKFLENFCGDQVRFLARSFAIPGNHLGQQSHGYRWPYGPVTIVTPFNFPLEIPLLQLMGALYMGNKPLLKVDSKVSIVMEQMMRLLHYCGLPAEDVDFINSDGKTMNKILLEANPRMTLFTGSSRVAEKLALDLKGRIRLEDAGFDWKVLGPDVQEVDYVAWQCDQDAYACSGQKCSAQSMLFVHENWSKTPLVSKLKELAERRKLEDLTIGPVLTFTTEAMLEHMENLLQIPGSKLLFGGKELKNHSIPSIYGALEPTAVYVPIEEILKDNKTYELVTKEIFGPFQIVTEYKKDQLPLVLEALERMHAHLTAAVVSNDPIFLQEVIGNSVNGTTYAGLRGRTTGAPQNHWFGPAGDPRGAGIGTPEAIKLVWSCHREVIYDYGPVPQGWELPPST; this is encoded by the exons ATGTATAGAGTTTTTGCGAGCCGAGCACTGAGAGCTAAGTCTCTCTGTGACAAATCATCCACCTCGCTTGCTTCTTTGACTCTCTCCAG ATTGAATCATTCCATACCTTTTGCTACCGTAGATGCCGAGGAGCTCTCTGGTGCTCATCCTGCTGAAGTACAGAGCTTTG TGCAGGGAAAGTGGATAGGATCGTCAAATCATAACACGCTTCTAGATCCTCTAAATGGAGAACCGTTTATCAAAGTTGCGGAAGTGGATGAATCAGGAACTCAG CCATTTGTGGACAGCTTATCCCAGTGCCCGAAACATGGTCTCCATAACCCTTTCAAATCTCCAGAGAG ATACCTTTTATATGGAGATATCTCGACAAAGGCAGCTCATATGCTCGCCTTACCTAAG GTTGCTGATTTCTTCGCGAGGTTAATTCAAAGGGTTGCTCCAAAGAGTTACCAGCAAGCTGCTGGAGAAGTCTTTGTCACACGGAAGTTTTTAGAAAACTTTTGTGGTGATCAG GTGCGGTTCCTGGCACGGTCTTTTGCAATCCCTGGGAATCATCTTGGGCAGCAAAGTCATGGTTACCGTTGGCCTTATGGTCCT GTAACGATTGTTACACCATTTAATTTTCCACTTGAGATTCCACTACTTCAGTTGATGGGGGCATTATACATGGGTAACAAACCTCTTCTTAAAGTGGACAGCAAG GTAAGCATTGTTATGGAGCAAATGATGCGATTGCTCCACTATTGTGGTTTACCCGCTGAAGATGTGGACTTTATAAATTCTGATGGGAAGACAATGAACAAGATATTGTTAGAG GCGAACCCACGGATGACCCTCTTCACGGGTAGTTCTAGAGTAGCTGAAAAGTTGGCACTTGACCTTAAGGGTCGAATCAGATTGGAAGATGCTGGATTTGATTGGAAAGTCTTAGGACCAGATGTTCAGGAG GTTGATTATGTTGCATGGCAATGTGATCAAGATGCATACGCGTGCAGTGGACAGAAGTGTTCTGCACAGTCTATGCTTTTTGTTCATGAG AACTGGTCAAAAACCCCTCTTGTTTCCAAATTAAAAGAACTAGCGGAAAGACGCAAACTGGAAGACTTAACCATTGGTCCTGTCCTTACA TTTACAACTGAGGCAATGTTGGAGCACATGGAGAATCTGCTTCAGATTCCTGGCTCAAAGCTACTCTTTGGTGGCAAGGAATTGAAGAATCATTCGATTCCTTCAATCTACGGAGCTTTGGAGCCAACTGCAGTTTATGTTCCCATTGAAGAAATCTTGAAGGATAATAAAACCTACGAACTCGTCACCAAAGAAATCTTTGGACCATTTCAG ATTGTAACGGAATACAAAAAGGATCAACTTCCTCTAGTGTTGGAAGCATTGGAGAGGATGCACGCTCATCTAACTGCAGCTGTTGTTTCAAACGATCCCATCTTTCTTCAG GAAGTAATAGGGAACTCAGTGAATGGGACTACATATGCTGGACTAAGAGGAAGAACAACTGGAGCTCCTCAGAATCACTG GTTTGGACCTGCGGGGGACCCGAGAGGGGCCGGGATAGGGACACCAGAGGCTATAAAGCTGGTTTGGTCATGCCACAGAGAAGTCATCTACGATTATGGTCCGGTTCCACAAGGTTGGGAACTTCCTCCATCTACTTAG
- the SRO5 gene encoding uncharacterized protein (similar to RCD one 5 (SRO5); FUNCTIONS IN: NAD+ ADP-ribosyltransferase activity; INVOLVED IN: oxygen and reactive oxygen species metabolic process, response to salt stress; LOCATED IN: mitochondrion; EXPRESSED IN: 19 plant structures; EXPRESSED DURING: 11 growth stages; CONTAINS InterPro DOMAIN/s: Poly(ADP-ribose) polymerase, catalytic domain (InterPro:IPR012317), RST domain of plant C-terminal (InterPro:IPR022003); BEST Arabidopsis thaliana protein match is: similar to RCD one 4 (TAIR:AT3G47720.1); Has 162 Blast hits to 153 proteins in 15 species: Archae - 0; Bacteria - 0; Metazoa - 2; Fungi - 0; Plants - 159; Viruses - 0; Other Eukaryotes - 1 (source: NCBI BLink).) encodes MDYVRTQVEAVFDDSEQDGSTISESGSCDSSSDRSFADELGLMELLEGDKAHDLIYRNCKSGLGDQCQILSVLRNGFRNVGSRAKLKTFQVFQEAVQMKHGGDGGAKVKYGWCSVSKHELKTIFEYGFSEPLRNDGSFGRGLYLSPDNSPLDCLKDSASESEDGMRFLLLCRVLLGKSEIVPQGSTRSCPSSPEFDSGVDDLVSTKKYIVWSTHMNTHVLPEFLVCIKAPFNLTRSPKRLRSPWMAFPVLIKALSKFLPPSQILVIQKHYKDQQNRRITRSELIQRVRSITGDKLLVHIIKACGHKVQH; translated from the exons ATGGATTACGTGAGAACCCAAGTCGAAGctgtttttgatgattctgAGCAAGATGGATCAACCATCTCTGAATCTGGAAGCTgcgattcttcttctgatcGATCTTTTGCTGACGAGCTTGGGCTTATGGAGTTGCTTGAAGGAGATAAAGCTCATGATTTGATCTATCGTAATTGTAAATCTGGTCTTGGTGATCAATGTCagattctctctgttcttaGAAACGGATTTAGGAACGTTGGATCTCGTGCAAAGCTCAAGACTTTTCAGGTTTTTCAAGAGGCGGTGCAGATGAAACACGGTGGAGACGGTGGAGCTAAGGTGAAATACGGTTGGTGCTCTGTTTCGAAACATGAGCTTAAAACGATTTTTGAGTATGGGTTTAGCGAGCCGCTGAGGAATGATGGATCTTTTGGCCGTGGATTGTATCTCTCGCCGGATAATTCTCCTCTTGATTG ttTGAAGGATTCAGCTTCAGAATCAGAAGATGGGATGAGATTCTTGTTGCTTTGTAGAGTTCTACTTGGAAAATCAGAGATTGTTCCTCAAGGCTCGACTAGATCATGTCCAAGTTCACCAGAGTTTGATTCTGGTGTGGATGATTTAGTTTCTACGAAGAAGTATATTGTGTGGAGTACACACATGAACACTCATGTTTTGCCTGAGTTTCTTGTTTGCATCAAAGCTCCATTTAACCTAACTC GAAGTCCAAAGAGATTGAGATCACCATGGATGGCATTTCCTGTATTGATCAAAGCATTGTCCAAGTTTCTACCTCCTTCTCAAATACTTGTCATTCAGAAACATTACAAAGATCAACAa AATAGGAGAATTACACGGAGCGAACTAATCCAACGAGTCAGAAGCATAACCGGAGACAAGTTACTAGTTCACATCATCAAAGCTTGTGGACATAAAGTACAACACTAA
- the SRO5 gene encoding uncharacterized protein (similar to RCD one 5 (SRO5); FUNCTIONS IN: NAD+ ADP-ribosyltransferase activity; INVOLVED IN: oxygen and reactive oxygen species metabolic process, response to salt stress; LOCATED IN: mitochondrion; EXPRESSED IN: 19 plant structures; EXPRESSED DURING: 11 growth stages; CONTAINS InterPro DOMAIN/s: Poly(ADP-ribose) polymerase, catalytic domain (InterPro:IPR012317); BEST Arabidopsis thaliana protein match is: similar to RCD one 4 (TAIR:AT3G47720.1); Has 35333 Blast hits to 34131 proteins in 2444 species: Archae - 798; Bacteria - 22429; Metazoa - 974; Fungi - 991; Plants - 531; Viruses - 0; Other Eukaryotes - 9610 (source: NCBI BLink).), whose product MDYVRTQVEAVFDDSEQDGSTISESGSCDSSSDRSFADELGLMELLEGDKAHDLIYRNCKSGLGDQCQILSVLRNGFRNVGSRAKLKTFQVFQEAVQMKHGGDGGAKVKYGWCSVSKHELKTIFEYGFSEPLRNDGSFGRGLYLSPDNSPLDCLKDSASESEDGMRFLLLCRVLLGKSEIVPQGSTRSCPSSPEFDSGVDDLVSTKKYIVWSTHMNTHVLPEFLVCIKAPFNLTRKQNQNL is encoded by the exons ATGGATTACGTGAGAACCCAAGTCGAAGctgtttttgatgattctgAGCAAGATGGATCAACCATCTCTGAATCTGGAAGCTgcgattcttcttctgatcGATCTTTTGCTGACGAGCTTGGGCTTATGGAGTTGCTTGAAGGAGATAAAGCTCATGATTTGATCTATCGTAATTGTAAATCTGGTCTTGGTGATCAATGTCagattctctctgttcttaGAAACGGATTTAGGAACGTTGGATCTCGTGCAAAGCTCAAGACTTTTCAGGTTTTTCAAGAGGCGGTGCAGATGAAACACGGTGGAGACGGTGGAGCTAAGGTGAAATACGGTTGGTGCTCTGTTTCGAAACATGAGCTTAAAACGATTTTTGAGTATGGGTTTAGCGAGCCGCTGAGGAATGATGGATCTTTTGGCCGTGGATTGTATCTCTCGCCGGATAATTCTCCTCTTGATTG ttTGAAGGATTCAGCTTCAGAATCAGAAGATGGGATGAGATTCTTGTTGCTTTGTAGAGTTCTACTTGGAAAATCAGAGATTGTTCCTCAAGGCTCGACTAGATCATGTCCAAGTTCACCAGAGTTTGATTCTGGTGTGGATGATTTAGTTTCTACGAAGAAGTATATTGTGTGGAGTACACACATGAACACTCATGTTTTGCCTGAGTTTCTTGTTTGCATCAAAGCTCCATTTAACCTAACTCGtaagcaaaatcaaaatctctaa
- the EB1B gene encoding end binding protein 1B (end binding protein 1B (EB1B); FUNCTIONS IN: microtubule binding; INVOLVED IN: thigmotropism, cytoskeleton organization, positive gravitropism; LOCATED IN: in 6 components; EXPRESSED IN: 22 plant structures; EXPRESSED DURING: 14 growth stages; CONTAINS InterPro DOMAIN/s: Calponin-homology (InterPro:IPR016146), Calponin-like actin-binding (InterPro:IPR001715), EB1, C-terminal (InterPro:IPR004953); BEST Arabidopsis thaliana protein match is: microtubule end binding protein EB1A (TAIR:AT3G47690.1); Has 1005 Blast hits to 968 proteins in 223 species: Archae - 0; Bacteria - 0; Metazoa - 581; Fungi - 144; Plants - 110; Viruses - 3; Other Eukaryotes - 167 (source: NCBI BLink).) has protein sequence MATNIGMMDSAYFVGRNEILSWINDRLHLNLSRIEEAASGAVQCQMLDMTFPGVVPMHKVNFEAKNEYEMIQNYKVMQEVFTKLKITKPLEVNRLVKGRPLDNLEFLQWLKRFCDSINGGIMNENYNPVERRSRGGREKSVKGSSKISKSLQTNNMHHPPVATSNKPAGPKQAKSHGIGGGSNSSAEVQALSKEVEDLKVSVDLLEKERDFYFSKLRDIEILCQTPELDDLPIVVAVKKILYATDANESVLEEAQECLNQSLGLEGYEEEGKEEEEEEEEEEEEAAAAAETQT, from the exons ATGGCGACGAACATTGGGATGATGGATAGTGCTTACTTTGTTGGAAGGAATGAGATTCTGAGTTGGATCAATGACCGCCTtcatctcaatctctctcgTATCGAAGAG GCTGCATCAGGTGCTGTGCAATGTCAAATGTTGGACATGACTTTTCCAGGAGTTGTGCCAATGCACAAG GTTAACTTTGAAGCAAAGAACGAGTACGAAATGATACAAAACTACAAGGTCATGCAAGAAGTCTTCACCAAATTGAAAATTACAAAG CCATTGGAAGTCAACAGGCTTGTCAAAGGCCGACCACTAGACAATTTGGAGTTTCTTCAATGGTTGAAACGTTTTTGCGATTCAATAAATGGCGGCATTATGAACGA GAATTATAATCCAGTAGAACGAAGATCAAGAGGTGGGAGAGAGAAAAGCGTAAAGGGATCTAGTAAGATCTCAAAGTCAttgcaaacaaacaatatgCATCATCCTCCTGTGGCTACTTCCAACAAACCAGCTG GTCCCAAGCAAGCAAAATCACATGGAATTGGAGGTGGGAGCAACTCATCAGCCGAAGTGCAAGCTCTGTCAAAGGAG GTAGAAGATCTCAAGGTCTCGGTTGATCTcttggaaaaagaaagagatttttaCTTCTCTAAGCTCCGGGATATAGAGATACTATGTCAGACTCCTGAACTCGATGATCTTCCG ATAGTGGTAGCGGTTAAGAAGATATTATACGCAACCGATGCAAATGAATCTGTGCTAGAAGAAGCTCAAGAGTGCCTAAACCAGTCTCTAGGGCTTGAGggttatgaagaagaaggaaaagaggaggaagaagaagaagaagaagaagaagaagaagcagcagctGCTGCAGAGACCCAAACTTAA
- a CDS encoding F-box family protein (F-box family protein; CONTAINS InterPro DOMAIN/s: F-box domain, cyclin-like (InterPro:IPR001810), F-box domain, Skp2-like (InterPro:IPR022364), F-box associated domain, type 3 (InterPro:IPR013187), F-box associated interaction domain (InterPro:IPR017451); BEST Arabidopsis thaliana protein match is: F-box and associated interaction domains-containing protein (TAIR:AT5G62660.1); Has 2027 Blast hits to 1969 proteins in 49 species: Archae - 0; Bacteria - 0; Metazoa - 0; Fungi - 0; Plants - 2025; Viruses - 0; Other Eukaryotes - 2 (source: NCBI BLink).): MRLSVALISSFQWKKRSSKAIMRRGRKRRRRRQRGEDFFVAPEIPLDLLIEILTRLPHKSLMRFKCVSKQWSSLIRSRFFSNRYLTVASPLRPHRLYISLVDHKCDSREVCHSPRESVLLSFSSPSSFDQDLTTMQGMGGLHMVTLRGLILYIVCGKACLYNPTTRQSVTLPAIKFNIFVQGNEHSLLYFLGHDPVLDQYKVVCTFVSSSSQDLETIISEHWVFVLEVGGSWKRIEFDQPHTPTRSGLCIGGVIYYLAFTSMFQDIVVTFDVRSEEFNIIQAPLVLSAYVDSLDFIEYGGKPAIFYHTSLKENGLVDLWVLENAGNWSRTVLSLQPCQLHLVDNDIPLTLVDTTQNGEVVLVPSDLCSPFYILYYDIQKNHLRKVEIQAMPDHKKDGIKGIPDFGFKLMDKSESIIHLET; this comes from the coding sequence ATGCGTTTGTCTGTAGCTCTGATTTCATCTTttcaatggaagaagaggtCTTCAAAGGCGATtatgagaagaggaagaaaaagaagaagaagaagacaaagaggagaagatttttttgtggCACCGGAGATTCCTTTGGATCTACTGATCGAGATTCTGACTAGATTGCCTCATAAATCGCTTATGAGGTTCAAGTGCGTTTCAAAGCAGTGGTCTTCTCTTATCCGTTCCCGATTTTTTAGCAACCGTTATCTTACGGTTGCATCTCCACTGCGACCACATCGTCTATACATTAGTTTGGTGGACCACAAGTGTGATTCAAGGGAGGTCTGCCACAGCCCCCGCGAGTCTGTACTGCTATCATTCTCATCGCCTTCTAGTTTCGACCAAGATTTGACGACCATGCAAGGGATGGGAGGACTACATATGGTGACTCTTCGTGGCTTGATTTTATACATTGTTTGCGGAAAAGCGTGTCTCTATAATCCCACCACCAGACAGAGCGTAACCTTACCCGCCatcaaattcaacatttttgtcCAAGGAAACGAACATAGTCTCCTCTACTTCTTGGGGCACGATCCTGTTCTTGATCAATACAAAGTAGTTTGCACTTTTGTGTCATCATCCTCACAAGATTTGGAAACGATAATCTCGGAGCATTGGGTCTTCGTACTGGAAGTTGGAGGTTCTTGGAAAAGAATTGAGTTTGATCAACCTCATACTCCTACGAGATCTGGACTGTGCATCGGTGGAGTTATATATTATCTTGCTTTCACTAGTATGTTTCAGGATATCGTTGTCACCTTTGACGTTAGGTCTGAAGAATTTAACATTATCCAAGCGCCTCTTGTGTTGTCTGCATATGTTGACTCTCTGGATTTTATAGAGTACGGTGGGAAACCAGCTATTTTTTATCATACTAGTCTTAAAGAAAACGGTTTGGTAGACTTATGGGTCTTGGAAAATGCTGGAAACTGGTCGAGGACAGTTTTGAGTTTGCAGCCTTGTCAGCTGCATTTAGTTGATAACGACATTCCATTGACGTTAGTAGACACAACTCAAAACGGCGAGGTTGTCTTGGTACCAAGTGACTTGTGTTCCCCTTTTTACATTCTCTATTATGATATACAGAAGAATCATCTGAGGAAGGTTGAAATCCAAGCAATGCCGGACCATAAGAAGGATGGGATCAAAGGAATACCGGActttggtttcaaacttatgGATAAGAGTGAAAGCATCATCCACTTGGAAACTTGA
- the UBC3 gene encoding ubiquitin-conjugating enzyme 3 (ubiquitin-conjugating enzyme 3 (UBC3); CONTAINS InterPro DOMAIN/s: Ubiquitin-conjugating enzyme/RWD-like (InterPro:IPR016135), Ubiquitin-conjugating enzyme, E2 (InterPro:IPR000608); BEST Arabidopsis thaliana protein match is: ubiquiting-conjugating enzyme 2 (TAIR:AT2G02760.1); Has 30201 Blast hits to 17322 proteins in 780 species: Archae - 12; Bacteria - 1396; Metazoa - 17338; Fungi - 3422; Plants - 5037; Viruses - 0; Other Eukaryotes - 2996 (source: NCBI BLink).) — MTTPAKKRLMWDFKRLQKDPPVGISGAPQDNNIMHWNALIFGPEDTPWDGGTFKLTLHFTEDYPNKPPIVRFVSRMFHPNIYADGSICLDILQNQWSPIYDVAAVLTSIQSLLCDPNPDSPANAEAARLFSENKREYNRKVIEIVEQSYV, encoded by the exons ATGACAACTCCAGCAAAAAAGAGACTGATGTGGGATTTCAAGAGACTGCAGAAAGATCCTCCTGTGGGAATAAGTGGAGCTCCACAAGATAACAATATCATGCATTGGAATGCTCTCATCTTTGG ACCTGAGGACACTCCATGGGATGGAG GTACTTTCAAGTTGACTCTTCACTTCACCGAGGATTATCCGAACAAACCCCCGATTGTTCGGTTTGTTTCACGGATGTTTCATCCAAACA TTTATGCTGATGGAAGCATTTGCTTGGATATCTTGCAAAACCAGTGGAGCCCCATCTACGACGTTGCTGCAGTTCTCACATCAATTCAG TCTTTGCTCTGTGACCCAAACCCTGACTCACCAGCGAACGCAGAGGCTGCAAGGTTGTTCAGTGAGAATAAAAGAGAATATAACAGGAAAGTAATCGAGATCGTGGAGCAGAGCtatgtataa